The DNA window GTTGGTAACACTTTGGTGTGGACGGAACGATTCGAAATGTGGCGTCAACATGGATTTCTGTTATTTCCATATCTAGAGTTTTGCGTATTAAGGCTTTGGAAGCAAAAACTATAGAATAATTACCTGACGTATCTTCAACACAACCTAGAgaacaaaacattatttaaatagggATTTAAATGGTAAAATGTACTACCTATTTTATCAAAGTtggttatgttaaatttataatatctattgatGCCTGAAGTATAGATAAACTATTTATGTTAaacaattaataggtacctttatatattaattcatcaCAACGTTGATATCTTTCAAGGAGCCCTGATCCGAATTGTTCAGCTAGCTCACTTAGTGTTCCTGGGACTATTGGTGACGATCGTCTCCTAGACCACTGCATGAAACTTTCGGCTGATTTCCAAGTATACATGGCAGCAGATTCAGGATTTCTAATGATAAAacccatttttattattaataataattaaagagtttattaaattaaaataaacttttcatTGACAATGACAAATTTCATAGACATGCAGTTGTGAGCGTTcacttgtttatattaaaatctgaTGATCCcacaaaaacaatttacttgACCTGGCAGTGTACAattcagtttaaaaattgaaagtgTTTAGTTTAGCAATGAaaaggttaaaaatatattgaacttaCTTTCTAGCTTCATCCtcgtaaattgtattcaatatagTCACTTCATCAATACTGCGTTGTTTCAGAATTTTCTTAAATGTCTTCATGGCTATAACACTTTGGTCAGGTCTATGAACATGGTCTTGTAGCAAATGAATATCATTGTCACCTATGATTTTCATTGAACCATGGCATAATTATTTTGCTGCTTCTTTGCATTTGTAATAACTGTAATAGTCaataggtagtaaattaaacacctattaataattctataaactattatagtcTACAAGAACACGTTCTCTCTCATGTTATGGTATAagcatcattattattacttattaattattttgtaatataaagaAATTACAAACTGTAGCTTGATGTAAGTATGTAACCATTGAAGCTTCTTGGaggataatatacctaccttgacaaaatactttatacttacgttacgttgtttttttttggaacCATTTTTCACGTAAAAATAGAATTGATGCTCCATGGTTGAAGCTAAGACACAGTATTATTACAGAAAAcgcaatttttataatacgcaCAAGTGCACAGCTCTTAACAACGACGACGTCAGATATGTCAATGANNNNNNNNNNNNNNNNNNNNNNNNNNNNNNNNNNNNNNNNNNNNNNNNNNNNNNNNNNNNNNNNNNNNNNNNNNNNNNNNNNNNNNNNNNNNNNNNNNNNACGGAAATCGttgtaaaataaacacattagcCGGATCTTTCCGAAGTCGGGTTTTACCCGGCTTATCGGCTTTCCAGTTACCACTGcatgtttataaatatgtactatactccggcccacgagagtccatacgtaaaccgcgcattcatatagtaatacgtgacgtctgttttctcccaccatgatgccattcccactattcggcaacgtgccgatgcgcagtgacggacgcgttctgacatatggactctcgtgggccggagtata is part of the Acyrthosiphon pisum isolate AL4f unplaced genomic scaffold, pea_aphid_22Mar2018_4r6ur Scaffold_21435;HRSCAF=23984, whole genome shotgun sequence genome and encodes:
- the LOC115034888 gene encoding uncharacterized protein LOC115034888; translation: MKTFKKILKQRSIDEVTILNTIYEDEARKNPESAAMYTWKSAESFMQWSRRRSSPIVPGTLSELAEQFGSGLLERYQRCDELIYKGCVEDTSGNYSIVFASKALIRKTLDMEITEIHVDATFRIVPSTPKCYQLLIMHAMSIPIVYVLMERKTSQAYYAVLHFVKVNLLAEFRPSVILTDFETALREMLIRHFPSATAHGCWFHSNQAVWRKCEN